One region of Armigeres subalbatus isolate Guangzhou_Male chromosome 3, GZ_Asu_2, whole genome shotgun sequence genomic DNA includes:
- the LOC134224774 gene encoding uncharacterized protein LOC134224774 gives MTCTDDCTCSLCRELRGYKLKVKPSSKCERSSGSVESSPATGKPQPQGSKYCKNSKLSRNDNFILKRRMSSDYNKDGRHGATAAPLAGASTTDINYEFPEQAAITSRQLNRMKKAQSYNEISCFAKINKNRYSGGVIDPKMIKSTTNLTEEDYFSYLPPSPPPSVSASAQNIKNKIEKQKDHKVIIYFGDSIANKKSDKPKPPPSTPPPPKTTELNVFHAQRLCEETAEMHFKRQNSIILKPKRKDTSEQNKPGKEFMQQLKSVLEEKNKTAGPTGAPTVDPMGPGCSATVVITQKKSSPAQPEASHKLPTIVAEQPLKPKHTQVVEIRRVDKTVAAQTETVDKALPSFVESVVDGVINIKIEESFKVATDIVQAVFQHESSEEGYGCNDDEVGDPFDWSFVQDWRARPSGTVTNGHVNTPSNNSNSTSGVNSSSSNLHNGSNGLSPGNHYIASSNPVASGPRIQSPAVATPAPRVSKELALRPSNHGNQVDPRNYNLSPVQSLQQSGDTTGSSAASHGSNHNLSYNTSAMIPERDVGPTKFSNGNIKQQHHTPPHGLHQQSSGPVSSHHTAIPQQQGPHRSVSGPTKLTVQSSPVKCQPAMISSGLDKSNIQHNANGYNAKRLNSSGLSNSNDNLLNSPTSSAEPHNTSSNSSSNASSMSHLKQHFTQNHHAMPAYHHQQSQPNSLGGPPQKSLGITRTHHHTGTHDFRGLQRVNECHSSSDENRSSGHASMSDTGHGSSSPGGNRANGPLGPLPEDRLAAGVTNRSARSRASTNHSRSRHRATPAKIPWGGGGLEDIKLAIQQLTMRSHTSTSTYSSLSAGSESSEPERRLGRYSSLETVNTNVTSADEFVWVDSHNRLVELQHPPWSQHCVLRVLRSGRCREHSERVSVEAVPRLGYLLQRALVRVAREVQRLSGSLGLCSKHEVSGAFKIVLSPALADSCIKACLRAAAMFAVPGDSALKQSKSARAGLQLPVGRFHRWMADARLGRFVHEYAAVYLCAGLENLLEEIFLQCLPTDPTATLTASGLEHAIANSGDLWGLLQPYAHLNAGRVASGALTMPRWASQSSINSNAQNPALEPCLLTTCVGSLNELKDLVQRAQLRSQHITMSQSALRVLFYFMRCSQLEHNDIGVATNGGGTNIQELCYERAYVVLPPLVEWLRVSSAHAEYRHALLIDKDDIMQAARLLLPGVDCPPRLTISEEELPSRRLTLSSQSIASSNHSGQTQPLHGSLSSNSSTSTTSSNIEDSSECGRRATYALAFRLMLTGRAELLIQALSLVPPTTRYDTLNHQGLTALMIAAVRNDDAAIQTLLDAGADPNIEVPAVGYPNCAAIHPETQHWTAITFAACKGNYQALRTLLERGAHVEGGARLSEDKCTITPLQVASGGGVVEVVSMLLAHGAHAFLSTQLKDSLSFSGSAQRGCYSAISVAAAHGQRVSLRKLLSHPLAPGSREVLSLEEMLAEGDSTSRTQLDRQTEVPPTLNKTQIKSLQEAMYHSAENNHLDITIELRALGVPWTLHCWMHALAAAHELRLDAVIDQLLQDFLQVCPDDYSQQFVTECLPLLFNIFRYSKKEGTTLLLADIFSTCFGWEPIKPIKEPVLLPSNGSRIDPKFVNNPELSDVTFRVENRIFYGHKIVLVTASPRLQSMLSSKLNEGTGTPTVQINDIRYHIFELVMQFLYSGGCNSLDVATGDVLELMAAASFFQLEGLLRYTEARCAEMIDIDNVVAMYIHAKVYNAQKLMEYCQGFLLQNMVALLTYDDSVKRLLFAKKIPNHDVLNGLLTTLQIRIKARRSGVNAAPPLAVNAMRPASNNKSK, from the exons ATGACGTGCACAGATGACTGCACCTGCAGTCTCTGTCGGGAGCTACGCGGTTACAAACTCAAAGTGAAACCTTCCAGCAAGTGTGAGCGTTCTTCCGGTAGCGTAGAAAGCTCACCTGCTACGGGAAAGCCCCAACCACAAGGATCCAAATATTGTAAGAACAGTAAACTTAGTCGGAATGACAATTTCATTCTCAAAAGACGAATGTCGTCGGATTACAACAAGGATGGCCGCCATGGTGCTACCGCGGCACCATTGGCGGGTGCATCAACGACGGATATAAACTACGAGTTTCCGGAACAAGCAGCCATCACATCTCGGCAGCTCAACCGGATGAAGAAGGCGCAAAgctacaatgaaatctcttgcTTTGCGAAGATCAACAAAAACCGTTACAGCGGAGGTGTGATCGATCCAAAGATGATCAAAAGCACCACTAACCTCACCGAGGAAGACTACTTCAGCTATTTGCCACCATCCCCGCCACCCTCAGTATCCGCCTCCGCGCAAAACATCAAGAACAAAATAGAAAAGCAAAAAGACCACAAAGTGATCATCTACTTTGGCGATAGTATAGCCAATAAGAAATCTGATAAACCAAAACCTCCCCCATCCACTCCACCACCTCCAAAAACCACCGAACTAAACGTATTTCACGCACAACGTCTCTGTGAGGAAACGGCCGAAATGCACTTCAAGCGACAAAACTCAATCATCCTCAAACCAAAGCGTAAAGATACCTCAGAACAAAACAAACCCGGCAAAGAATTCATGCAACAACTCAAATCTGTACTGGAAGAGAAAAATAAGACTGCTGGTCCTACGGGGGCACCGACTGTGGATCCAATGGGCCCAGGCTGTTCAGCAACGGTTGTTATTACGCAAAAGAAAAGCTCTCCAGCGCAACCGGAAGCTAGCCACAAACTACCGACAATAGTCGCCGAACAGCCACTGAAACCGAAGCATACccaagtggtggagatacggcGGGTTGATAAGACGGTTGCAGCTCAAACGGAAACAGTCGACAAAGCGTTACCGTCGTTTGTGGAAAGCGTCGTCGACGGGGTCATCAACATCAAGATCGAAGAAAGCTTCAAGGTCGCAACGGATATCGTGCAGGCCGTATTTCAGCACGAATCTAGCGAAGAAGGGTATGGCTGCAATGATGACGAAGTCGGTGATCCATTCGACTGGAGTTTCGTGCAGGACTGGCGGGCACG GCCATCTGGAACCGTCACCAACGGGCATGTCAATACGCCGTCCAACAATAGCAACTCCACTTCAGGAGTCAATAGCTCGAGTAGCAACCTCCACAATGGGTCCAACGGGCTTTCACCGGGGAATCATTACATTGCCTCATCGAACCCCGTCGCATCTGGACCACGAATCCAGAGTCCTGCAGTGGCCACTCCAGCTCCTCGAGTCTCCAAAGAGCTTGCGCTTCGTCCTTCGAATCATGGCAACCAGGTAGATCCTCGTAATTACAATTTATCACCCGTTCAAAGCTTGCAGCAAAGTGGAGACACCACCGGTTCGAGTGCTGCCAGCCATGGCAGCAATCACAATCTGTCCTACAACACCTCGGCCATGATCCCCGAGAGAGACGTAGGCCCTACCAAATTTTCTAATGGAAACATTAAACAACAACATCATACCCCTCCGCATGGACTTCATCAACAATCTAGCGGTCCCGTATCGTCCCACCACACAGCAATCCCGCAGCAGCAAGGTCCCCACAGATCCGTATCAGGTCCAACCAAACTAACCGTCCAAAGCTCTCCAGTCAAGTGCCAACCAGCCATGATCAGTTCTGGATTGGATAAGTCCAACATCCAGCACAATGCCAATGGATACAACGCCAAACGGCTCAACTCAAGCGGTCTTAGCAATAGCAACGATAATCTCCTCAACTCTCCAACATCCTCTGCAGAACCCCACAACACCAGTAGCAACAGCTCCAGCAACGCCAGCAGTATGAGCCATCTTAAACAACACTTCACCCAAAACCATCATGCCATGCCAGCTTACCACCACCAACAATCGCAGCCCAACTCTCTCGGAGGTCCGCCTCAGAAGTCTCTCGGCATCACAAGAACCCACCACCATACTGGAACGCACGACTTCCGCGGCCTTCAGCGGGTCAACGAATGTCACAGCTCGTCGGATGAAAATCGTTCCTCGGGACACGCATCCATGTCCGACACAGGTCATGGCAGCAGCTCTCCAGGAGGTAACCGTGCTAATGGACCACTAGGCCCTTTACCGGAAGACCGCTTAGCAGCTGGAGTCACAAACCGAAGCGCTCGTTCCAGAGCAAGTACCAATCATTCGCGGTCCCGACATCGAGCCACACCAGCGAAAATTCCGTGGGGAGGTGGAGGGTTAGAGGACATAAAACTAGCCATTCAGCAACTGACCATGCGCTCACATACCAGCACTTCAACCTACAGCAGTTTAAGTGCCGGATCGGAGAGTTCAGAACCCGAGCGAAGACTCGGAAGATATAGCTCTCTGGAAACTGTAAATACCAATGTAACTAGCGCAGATGAGTTTGTCTGGGTAGATTCGCACAACCGTTTGGTGGAGTTGCAACATCCTCCCTGGAGCCAGCATTGTGTTCTACGGGTCCTACGATCCGGTCGTTGTAGAGAACATTCCGAAAGAGTTTCCGTCGAAGCGGTTCCTCGGTTGGGCTACCTTTTGCAGCGAGCGTTGGTCCGAGTTGCCCGGGAAGTGCAACGCCTCTCCGGCAGTTTAGGTCTGTGCTCGAAGCATGAAGTTTCGGGAGCATTTAAAATTGTGTTGTCACCTGCCTTGGCGGATTCTTGTATTAAAGCCTGCCTGCGTGCTGCAGCGATGTTTGCTGTGCCAGGGGACAGTGCCCTGAAGCAGAGTAAATCGGCCCGAGCAGGTCTTCAACTGCCGGTGGGAAGATTCCATCGCTGGATGGCCGACGCTCGTTTGGGTCGTTTTGTGCACGAGTATGCTGCAGTATACCTTTGCGCGGGTTTGGAGAACTTACTGGAAGAGATATTTTTACAGTGTCTACCAACGGATCCTACTGCTACGCTAACTGCAAGTGGTTTGGAGCATGCCATTGCCAATTCAGGGGATTTGTGGGGGCTTTTACAGCCTTATGCCCATTTGAACGCAGGGAGGGTTGCATCCGGAGCCCTCACTATGCCACGTTGGGCCAGTCAATCGTCAATTAACTCTAATGCACAAAATCCTGCGCTGGAACCTTGTTTATTAACCACATGCGTAGGAAGCCTGAATGAACTGAAAGATTTAGTTCAACGAGCTCAGCTAAGAAGTCAACACATAACAATGTCACAGTCTGCCTTACgagtattattttattttatgcgATGCTCACAGCTAGAGCACAACGACATTGGAGTTGCCACGAATGGCGGAGGAACAAACATCCAGGAGCTCTGTTACGAACGAGCTTATGTCGTTTTACCTCCCCTTGTAGAGTGGCTACGCGTTTCCTCTGCTCATGCGGAATATCGCCACGCTTTGCTTATAGATAAGGATGACATTATGCAAGCAGCTCGTCTACTTCTACCTGGAGTAGATTGCCCACCTAGGTTAACCATTTCGGAAGAAGAGTTACCGTCACGGAGACTTACACTGTCCAGCCAAAGTATAGCGTCGTCGAACCACTCCGGTCAAACGCAACCTCTTCACGGATCATTGTCGTCCAATTCGTCTACCTCGACTACCAGCAGTAATATT gaggattcgagtgaatGTGGGAGACGGGCGACGTACGCCCTGGCCTTCCGTTTGATGCTGACCGGTCGTGCAGAACTCCTTATCCAAGCACTTTCATTAGTACCCCCAACGACTCGTTATGATACTTTGAACCATCAAGGTCTAACGGCACTGATGATCGCGGCTGTTCGCAATGATGATGCTGCCATCCAAACATTGCTGGATGCCGGTGCTGATCCGAATATCGAAGTCCCAGCTGTTGGTTATCCCAACTGTGCGGCTATTCATCCGGAAACACAGCACTGGACGGCGATAACTTTTGCTGCGTGTAAAGGAAACTATCAAGCTCTTCGCACATTGCTGGAGCGTGGTGCCCACGTGGAAGGTGGCGCTCGGCTAAGTGAGGACAAGTGTACTATAACTCCGCTACAAGTTGCCAGCGGTGGAGGCGTTGTGGAAGTTGTGTCTATGCTGTTGGCTCATGGAGCCCATGCTTTCCTTTCCACGCAGCTCAAGGATTCACTAAGCTTTTCGGGCAGTGCCCAACGAGGTTGCTACAG TGCGATTTCTGTTGCTGCTGCCCATGGACAACGCGTGTCTTTGCGAAAGCTTCTGTCCCACCCGCTAGCTCCAGGGAGCCGTGAAGTTCTGTCACTGGAAGAGATGCTTGCTGAAGGTGATAGCACCAGCCGCACTCAGCTGGATCGGCagacagaagttcctccgaccTTGAATAAAACGCAAATTAAAAGTCTTCAAGAGGCCATGTATCACAGTGCTGAAAATAACCATCTAG ATATAACTATTGAGCTGCGCGCGCTTGGAGTTCCTTGGACACTTCATTGTTGGATGCACGCTCTGGCAGCTGCCCACGAACTACGACTGGACGCTGTCATCGATCAACTTCTGCAGGACTTCTTACAAGTCTGTCCCGACGACTATAGTCAGCAGTTTGTGACGGAATGTCTGCCGCTATTGTTCAACATATTCCGTTATAGTAAA aaGGAAGGTACAACCTTACTGTTGGCAGATATCTTCAGCACCTGCTTTGGCTGGGAACCAATCAAGCCTATCAAGGAGCCCGTGTTGCTGCCATCAAATGGATCTAGAATCGATCCTAAATTCGTGAACAACCCAGAGCTCAGCGATGTGACGTTCAG AGTCGAGAATCGCATCTTTTACGGGCACAAGATCGTTCTGGTAACCGCATCACCACGTTTACAAAGCATGTTGAGCTCCAAGCTGAATGAAGGTACCGGAACGCCAACTGTTCAGATCAACGATATCCGCTACCATATATTCGAG tTGGTAATGCAATTCTTGTATAGTGGAGGATGTAACAGCCTGGACGTTGCTACTGGAGATGTTTTGGAGCTAATGGCAGCGGCCAGCTTCTTCCAACTGGAAGGTCTACTTCGCTATACTGAAGCTCGCTGTGCCGAAATGATCGACATCGATAACGTCGTAGCCATGTATATTCACGCAAAG GTTTATAATGCCCAGAAATTGATGGAGTACTGCCAGGGCTTCCTGCTTCAAAACATGGTCGCTTTGCTAACGTACGACGACTCCGTTAAGCGATTATTGTTCGCCAAAAAGATACCCAACCACGACGTCCTAAATGGACTGCTTACCACGCTACAGATTCGGATCAAAGCCCGCCGAAGTGGAGTCAATGCTGCTCCACCCCTTGCAGTAAATGCAATGCGACCTGCATCTAACAATAAATCTAAATAA